A region of Halococcus sediminicola DNA encodes the following proteins:
- a CDS encoding DUF7503 family protein, giving the protein MSDDQLRTYLQRHPKTLAALFSLTVLLSQMGSVAANHTGIAGP; this is encoded by the coding sequence ATGTCCGATGACCAACTCCGAACGTACCTGCAACGCCACCCGAAAACGCTCGCCGCGCTGTTCAGCCTGACCGTGCTGCTGTCACAGATGGGATCTGTGGCGGCCAATCATACCGGTATAGCTGGCCCGTAG